The following are encoded together in the Salvia hispanica cultivar TCC Black 2014 chromosome 6, UniMelb_Shisp_WGS_1.0, whole genome shotgun sequence genome:
- the LOC125196771 gene encoding E3 ubiquitin-protein ligase AIRP2-like yields MMHVSGGASVRRRSFRDSIKLLEADIQHANTLASDFPREYDGACFQMRMSYSPAAHFFLFLVQWSDCRLAGALGLLRILIYKVYVDGATTMSTHERKASIREFYAVIYPSLLQLQSGVTDSEDERQKAVWMERYRRRDEEKHEHCSEVNLQGEEECGICMEMKSKVLLPNCNHEMCLKCYREWRSRSQSCPFCRDSLKRVNSGDLWIFLNGRDVIDMSAITSENLKRLFTYVDKLPLIIPDTLFNAYNKHISSIWKLKWFIILLVMDPTLLYVRIGERKCE; encoded by the exons ATGATGCATGTGAGCGGCGGAGCTTCAGTGCGTCGGCGCTCGTTTAGGGATTCGATCAAACTGCTCGAAGCTGATATCCAGCATGCTAATACTCT AGCATCGGATTTTCCACGTGAGTATGATGGTGCATGCTTTCAGATGAGAATGTCGTACAGCCCTGCAGcgcatttctttctttttctagtACAATGGAGTGACTGCCGTCTTGCTGGCGCTCTTGGATTGTTGAGAATCCTGATTTACAAG GTGTATGTTGATGGCGCCACCACTATGTCTACCCACGAGAGAAAAGCTAGCATTAGGGAATTCTATG CTGTTATTTATCCCTCTTTACTTCAACTTCAGAGCGGTGTTACTGATTCAGAAGATGAGAGGCAGAAAGCTGTATGGATGGAGAGATACAGGAGACGAGATGAGGAAAAGCATGAGCATTGCTCAGAAGTAAATCTTCAAGGGGAGGAAGAATGTGGGATTTGCATGGAGATGAAAAGTAAAGTACTTTTGCCAAACTGTAACCATGAGATGTGCCTCAAGTGCTACAGAGAATg GCGTTCAAGATCACAGTCATGCCCATTTTGCCGTGATAGCCTAAAGAGGGTAAACTCGGGTGATCTGTGGATCTTTCTGAATGGAAGGGATGTAATAGACATGTCAGCTATTACAAGTGAGAATTTGAAGAGGTTGTTCACTTATGTAGATAAATTGCCTCTGATCATCCCTGATACACTATTCAACGCTTACAACAAACATATAAG CTCGATTTGGAAGCTTAAGTGGTTCATCATACTACTGGTAATGGACCCAACCTTGCTTTATGTGAGaattggagaaagaaaatgtgaatga
- the LOC125196769 gene encoding splicing factor U2af large subunit B-like isoform X3 produces MPRHSREDDRRRSLPYDDSSRDRRSHHHKHKDHGSDDKGFKRTDWNRDGESRDRYPKEDGQRSARSYGGRSRNEDYGDRRHKESSRYYKHGGDGEKQQRQRSPNQLDDKSHSKRTSGFDVAPPANGALPSPSEHVAGVSMASQAIPGMLPNMLTSDTSQLGLFPIQVMTQQATRHARRVYVGGLPPLSNEQTISTFFSHVMNAIGGNIAGPGDAVVNVYINHEKKFAFVEMRTVEEASNAMALDGIIFEGVSVRVRRPTDYNPSLAAPLGPSQPGPYLNLAAAGLTPGMHGESDGADRIFIGGVPYYFSEAQMKELLESFGPLRGFDLVKDRDTGNSKGYGFCFYQDPSVTDVACAALNGLKVGDKTLTVRRATVSGQLKPEQEYVLAQAQQHIAVQKMVSAAEAGALNIPSGQPPTSVEIPTKVLCLTEGS; encoded by the exons ATGCCTCGTCACAGTAGAGAAGACGATCGCAGGAGATCGTTGCCTTATGATGATTCGTCCAGAGATCGGCGTTCCCATCATCACAAG CACAAAGATCACGGTTCAGACGACAAGGGATTCAAGAGAACAGACTGGAATCGGGATGGGGAGTCGAGAGATCGATACCCTAAGGAAGATGGGCAGAGATCTGCGAGATCTTATGGGGGAAGAAGTAGAAATGAGGATTATGGAGATAGGCGACATAAGGAATCTAGCAG ATACTATAAGCATGGTGGGGATGGAGAAAAACAACAAAGGCAGAGGTCACCCAACCAATTAGATGATAAATCTCACAG CAAGCGAACAAGTGGCTTTGATGTTGCTCCTCCTGCTAATGGTGCTTTGCCAAGTCCTTCAG AGCATGTTGCTGGAGTGTCCATGGCTTCTCAAGCGATTCCCGGAATGTTGCCAAACATGCTTACTTCTGATACATCTCAG TTAGGATTGTTCCCAATTCAAGTTATGACTCAGCAG GCTACAAGGCATGCACGTAGAGTGTATGTAGGTGGCCTTCCACCTTTGTCTAATGAGCAG ACTATCTCAACATTTTTCAGCCATGTTATGAATGCAATTGGGGGAAACATTGCCGGTCCTG GTGATGCGGTTGTCAATGTTTACATTAATCACGAAAAGAAATTTGCATTTGTGGAGATGAGAACTGTAGAAGAGGCCAGTAATGCAATGGCACTTGATGGAATTATTTTCGAG GGTGTTTCTGTGAGAGTTCGCAGACCTACAGATTACAATCCATCTCTTGCAGCACCACTTGGTCCTAGTCAACCTGGTCCTTATCTCAATTTAGCTGCAGCTGGACTGACACCTGG CATGCATGGTGAATCTGATGGAGCTGATCGCATATTTATTGGCGGGGTGCCATACTATTTCTCAGAAGCTCAAATGAAAGAGTTGTTAGAGAGTTTTGG ACCTCTGCGTGGATTTGATCTTGTCAAAGATAGAGATACTGGAAACTCTAAAGGATATGGTTTCTGCTTCTACCAG GATCCATCTGTCACAGATGTTGCTTGTGCTGCTTTGAATGGTCTAAAAGTGGGTGATAAAACACTTACTGTTAGACGTGCCACTGTTAG TGGGCAGTTAAAACCGGAACAGGAGTATGTATTAGCTCAGGCACAGCAACATATAGCAGTGCAG aaaatggtTTCAGCAGCTGAAGCTGGAGCTTTAAATATTCCCAGTGGACAGCCCCCTACAAGTGTGGAAATTCCAACAAAAGTTTTGTGCTTGACTGAG GGGAGTTGA
- the LOC125196769 gene encoding splicing factor U2af large subunit B-like isoform X2, with the protein MPRHSREDDRRRSLPYDDSSRDRRSHHHKHKDHGSDDKGFKRTDWNRDGESRDRYPKEDGQRSARSYGGRSRNEDYGDRRHKESSRYYKHGGDGEKQQRQRSPNQLDDKSHSKRTSGFDVAPPANGALPSPSEHVAGVSMASQAIPGMLPNMLTSDTSQLGLFPIQVMTQQATRHARRVYVGGLPPLSNEQTISTFFSHVMNAIGGNIAGPGDAVVNVYINHEKKFAFVEMRTVEEASNAMALDGIIFEGVSVRVRRPTDYNPSLAAPLGPSQPGPYLNLAAAGLTPGMHGESDGADRIFIGGVPYYFSEAQMKELLESFGPLRGFDLVKDRDTGNSKGYGFCFYQDPSVTDVACAALNGLKVGDKTLTVRRATVSGQLKPEQEYVLAQAQQHIAVQKMVSAAEAGALNIPSGQPPTSVEIPTKVLCLTEVVTTDELMDDGEYEEILEDMRDECQKFGELIEVVIPRPVPDSAPSNGVGKVFLEYSDTTGCMKAKSALSGRKFGGNSVTALYYPEDKYYDKDFTA; encoded by the exons ATGCCTCGTCACAGTAGAGAAGACGATCGCAGGAGATCGTTGCCTTATGATGATTCGTCCAGAGATCGGCGTTCCCATCATCACAAG CACAAAGATCACGGTTCAGACGACAAGGGATTCAAGAGAACAGACTGGAATCGGGATGGGGAGTCGAGAGATCGATACCCTAAGGAAGATGGGCAGAGATCTGCGAGATCTTATGGGGGAAGAAGTAGAAATGAGGATTATGGAGATAGGCGACATAAGGAATCTAGCAG ATACTATAAGCATGGTGGGGATGGAGAAAAACAACAAAGGCAGAGGTCACCCAACCAATTAGATGATAAATCTCACAG CAAGCGAACAAGTGGCTTTGATGTTGCTCCTCCTGCTAATGGTGCTTTGCCAAGTCCTTCAG AGCATGTTGCTGGAGTGTCCATGGCTTCTCAAGCGATTCCCGGAATGTTGCCAAACATGCTTACTTCTGATACATCTCAG TTAGGATTGTTCCCAATTCAAGTTATGACTCAGCAG GCTACAAGGCATGCACGTAGAGTGTATGTAGGTGGCCTTCCACCTTTGTCTAATGAGCAG ACTATCTCAACATTTTTCAGCCATGTTATGAATGCAATTGGGGGAAACATTGCCGGTCCTG GTGATGCGGTTGTCAATGTTTACATTAATCACGAAAAGAAATTTGCATTTGTGGAGATGAGAACTGTAGAAGAGGCCAGTAATGCAATGGCACTTGATGGAATTATTTTCGAG GGTGTTTCTGTGAGAGTTCGCAGACCTACAGATTACAATCCATCTCTTGCAGCACCACTTGGTCCTAGTCAACCTGGTCCTTATCTCAATTTAGCTGCAGCTGGACTGACACCTGG CATGCATGGTGAATCTGATGGAGCTGATCGCATATTTATTGGCGGGGTGCCATACTATTTCTCAGAAGCTCAAATGAAAGAGTTGTTAGAGAGTTTTGG ACCTCTGCGTGGATTTGATCTTGTCAAAGATAGAGATACTGGAAACTCTAAAGGATATGGTTTCTGCTTCTACCAG GATCCATCTGTCACAGATGTTGCTTGTGCTGCTTTGAATGGTCTAAAAGTGGGTGATAAAACACTTACTGTTAGACGTGCCACTGTTAG TGGGCAGTTAAAACCGGAACAGGAGTATGTATTAGCTCAGGCACAGCAACATATAGCAGTGCAG aaaatggtTTCAGCAGCTGAAGCTGGAGCTTTAAATATTCCCAGTGGACAGCCCCCTACAAGTGTGGAAATTCCAACAAAAGTTTTGTGCTTGACTGAG GTTGTTACTACTGATGAATTGATGGATGACGGAGAGTATGAAGAAATTCTTGAAGATATGAGAGACGAATGCCAGAAATTtg GGGAGTTGATTGAAGTTGTCATTCCTCGTCCTGTTCCAGATTCCGCTCCTAGCAACGGTGTTGGAAAG GTATTCTTGGAGTACTCCGATACTACTGGTTGTATGAAGGCGAAATCCGCACTTAGTGGCCGGAAATTTGGAGGCAATAGCGTGACTGCTTTGTATTATCCGGAAGACAAATATTACGACAAGGATTTCACTGCCTGA
- the LOC125196769 gene encoding splicing factor U2af large subunit B-like isoform X1, with product MPRHSREDDRRRSLPYDDSSRDRRSHHHKHKDHGSDDKGFKRTDWNRDGESRDRYPKEDGQRSARSYGGRSRNEDYGDRRHKESSRYYKHGGDGEKQQRQRSPNQLDDKSHSKRTSGFDVAPPANGALPSPSEHVAGVSMASQAIPGMLPNMLTSDTSQLGLFPIQVMTQQATRHARRVYVGGLPPLSNEQTISTFFSHVMNAIGGNIAGPGDAVVNVYINHEKKFAFVEMRTVEEASNAMALDGIIFEGVSVRVRRPTDYNPSLAAPLGPSQPGPYLNLAAAGLTPGMHGESDGADRIFIGGVPYYFSEAQMKELLESFGPLRGFDLVKDRDTGNSKGYGFCFYQDPSVTDVACAALNGLKVGDKTLTVRRATVSGQLKPEQEYVLAQAQQHIAVQVEKMVSAAEAGALNIPSGQPPTSVEIPTKVLCLTEVVTTDELMDDGEYEEILEDMRDECQKFGELIEVVIPRPVPDSAPSNGVGKVFLEYSDTTGCMKAKSALSGRKFGGNSVTALYYPEDKYYDKDFTA from the exons ATGCCTCGTCACAGTAGAGAAGACGATCGCAGGAGATCGTTGCCTTATGATGATTCGTCCAGAGATCGGCGTTCCCATCATCACAAG CACAAAGATCACGGTTCAGACGACAAGGGATTCAAGAGAACAGACTGGAATCGGGATGGGGAGTCGAGAGATCGATACCCTAAGGAAGATGGGCAGAGATCTGCGAGATCTTATGGGGGAAGAAGTAGAAATGAGGATTATGGAGATAGGCGACATAAGGAATCTAGCAG ATACTATAAGCATGGTGGGGATGGAGAAAAACAACAAAGGCAGAGGTCACCCAACCAATTAGATGATAAATCTCACAG CAAGCGAACAAGTGGCTTTGATGTTGCTCCTCCTGCTAATGGTGCTTTGCCAAGTCCTTCAG AGCATGTTGCTGGAGTGTCCATGGCTTCTCAAGCGATTCCCGGAATGTTGCCAAACATGCTTACTTCTGATACATCTCAG TTAGGATTGTTCCCAATTCAAGTTATGACTCAGCAG GCTACAAGGCATGCACGTAGAGTGTATGTAGGTGGCCTTCCACCTTTGTCTAATGAGCAG ACTATCTCAACATTTTTCAGCCATGTTATGAATGCAATTGGGGGAAACATTGCCGGTCCTG GTGATGCGGTTGTCAATGTTTACATTAATCACGAAAAGAAATTTGCATTTGTGGAGATGAGAACTGTAGAAGAGGCCAGTAATGCAATGGCACTTGATGGAATTATTTTCGAG GGTGTTTCTGTGAGAGTTCGCAGACCTACAGATTACAATCCATCTCTTGCAGCACCACTTGGTCCTAGTCAACCTGGTCCTTATCTCAATTTAGCTGCAGCTGGACTGACACCTGG CATGCATGGTGAATCTGATGGAGCTGATCGCATATTTATTGGCGGGGTGCCATACTATTTCTCAGAAGCTCAAATGAAAGAGTTGTTAGAGAGTTTTGG ACCTCTGCGTGGATTTGATCTTGTCAAAGATAGAGATACTGGAAACTCTAAAGGATATGGTTTCTGCTTCTACCAG GATCCATCTGTCACAGATGTTGCTTGTGCTGCTTTGAATGGTCTAAAAGTGGGTGATAAAACACTTACTGTTAGACGTGCCACTGTTAG TGGGCAGTTAAAACCGGAACAGGAGTATGTATTAGCTCAGGCACAGCAACATATAGCAGTGCAGGTTGAG aaaatggtTTCAGCAGCTGAAGCTGGAGCTTTAAATATTCCCAGTGGACAGCCCCCTACAAGTGTGGAAATTCCAACAAAAGTTTTGTGCTTGACTGAG GTTGTTACTACTGATGAATTGATGGATGACGGAGAGTATGAAGAAATTCTTGAAGATATGAGAGACGAATGCCAGAAATTtg GGGAGTTGATTGAAGTTGTCATTCCTCGTCCTGTTCCAGATTCCGCTCCTAGCAACGGTGTTGGAAAG GTATTCTTGGAGTACTCCGATACTACTGGTTGTATGAAGGCGAAATCCGCACTTAGTGGCCGGAAATTTGGAGGCAATAGCGTGACTGCTTTGTATTATCCGGAAGACAAATATTACGACAAGGATTTCACTGCCTGA
- the LOC125196770 gene encoding trafficking protein particle complex subunit 13: MSSGSSGGAGGQPAAHSLAFRVMRLCRPTLHVDNSPLKFDPCDLLFGEDLFDDPIAASHLPRLLGGQSSAAAVDPADLSYRGRFLLQQPTDSLGLPGLLVLPQAFGAIYLGETFCSYISINNSSNFEVRDVVIKAEIQTERQRLLLLDTSKSPVESIRAGGRYDFIVEHDVKELGAHTLVCTALYTDGDNERKYLPQFFKFMVSNPLSVRTKVRNVKDTTFLEACIENHTKSDLYMDQVEFEPAQYWNATVLRAEYHSSEPSSVLSETFKEPILIKSGGGIYNYLYQLKFSSPDNTQFKAESSKILGKLQITWRTNLGEPGRLQTQHILGNPVTRKDIELHAVEMPSVIMLEKSFLVGLNLINLTDRVLGPFQVWVSEGGSPDEKAVVVNGLQTMTLGEVQPHSSLKFQLNLIAVKHGIQKISGITVYDTVEKKTYESLFEMEIYVDLE; the protein is encoded by the exons ATGAGTAGCGGCAGCAGCGGAGGCGCCGGAGGGCAGCCGGCGGCGCACTCATTGGCGTTCAGAGTGATGCGTCTTTGCCGCCCGACGCTCCACGTGGACAATTCCCCTCTCAAATTCGACCCCTGCGATCTCCTCTTTGGCGAGGACCTCTTCGACGATCCAATCGCGGCGTCGCACCTTCCTCGCCTCCTCGGCGGTCAATCGAGCGCCGCGGCCGTAGATCCAGCCGACCTCAGCTACCGCGGCAGATTCCTCCTTCAGCAACCCACCGATTCGCTCGGCCTCCCCGGCCTCCTCGTTCTCCCCCAAGCCTTTGG GGCGATATATTTGGGGGAGACGTTCTGCAGTTATATAAGCATCAACAACAGTTCCAATTTTGAAGTCCGAGACGTTGTGATTAAG GCTGAAATTCAAACAGAAAGACAAAGATTACTGCTGTTGGATACATCAAAATCACCTGTTGAATCAATACGTGCTGGTGGCCGTTATGATTTCATTGTGGAACATGATGTCAAAGAGCTGGGTGCGCACAC ATTGGTGTGTACAGCACTTTATACCGATGGTGACAATGAGAGGAAGTATCTCCcccaatttttcaaatttatggtTTCAAACCCCCTCTCTGTCCGAACTAAG GTTCGCAATGTGAAG GACACAACATTTCTGGAAGCCTGTATAGAAAACCATACGAAATCTGACCTTTACATGGATCAAGTTGAGTTTGAGCCGGCACAATATTGGAATGCAACAGTCCTCAGAGCTGAATATCATTCTTCAGAGCCTAGCTCAGTACTGAG TGAGACTTTTAAGGAACCCATTCTCATCAAATCCGGAGGAGGAATCTATAATTATCTCTACCAATTAAAATTCTCATCACCTGATAATACACAATTTAAAGCTGAGAGCAGCAAGATTCTTGGCAAGCTTCAGATAACATGGCGTACAAATTTGGGTGAGCCAGGTCGCTTGCAAACTCAACATATACTTGGTAAT CCTGTTACCCGGAAGGACATTGAGTTGCATGCAGTGGAGATGCCATCTGTGATTATGTTGGAGAAATCGTTCCTG GTGGGTTTGAATCTCATAAATTTGACAGATCGTGTATTGGGGCCGTTTCAAGTATGGGTATCAGAAGGTGGTTCACCTGATGAGAAGGCTGTTGTGGTCAATGGTCTTCAGACAATG ACTCTTGGAGAGGTACAACCACATAGCTCGTTAAAGTTTCAGTTG AATTTGATTGCTGTCAAGCATGGGATACAGAAAATCAGTGGCATTACAGTGTATGACACAGTAGAGAAGAAGACTTATGAATCACTCTTCGAAATGGAG ATATACGTTGACTTAGAGTGA
- the LOC125193109 gene encoding putative serine/threonine-protein kinase: protein MSCGCFGASSLLRKSSESSDKNVHNSKQDQEAIIVTRTRTFSFDELRVATNNFNMSNKIGRGGFGIVYKGILKNGMVVAVKMLSAESKQGEREFLTEIETISNVKHPNLVQLLGCCVHGRDQILVYEYLVNNSIDRALLGPTRSVKLDWGRRSAICLGTARGLEFLHEQLVPRIVHRDIKGSNILLDADFQPKIGDFGLAKLFPDNISHITTKIAGTTGYLAPEYALGGRLTVKADVYSYGILTLEVVSGRTWENADHGGAQKLLAEWAWELYQEAKLLDLVDPELEEFPEKEVLRYVKVALFCTQAAASRRPLMSQVIEMLSRNVRLNVNELTPPGFFDDSASLNGGSAKVKLSGASTSYQMNSFASTITQVTPR, encoded by the exons ATGAGCTGTGGATGCTTTGGTGCGTCATCCTTGCTCCGGAAGAGTAGCGAGTCTAGCGACAAAAACGTTCATAACTCCAAACAAGATCAAGAAG CAATCATCGTCACAAGGACGAGAACTTTCTCATTTGATGAATTGCGTGTAGCAACAAACAACTTCAATATGAGTAACAAAATAGGACGAGGAGGTTTTGGTATAGTTTACAAG GGAATTCTGAAAAATGGAATGGTAGTTGCAGTGAAGATGCTCTCTGCTGAGTCAAAGCAGGGAGAGCGTGAATTTTTAACAGAGATTGAGACTATTTCTAATGTCAAACACCCGAACCTAGTTCAGTTACTTGGGTGCTGTGTTCATGGACGTGACCAGATTTTGGTGTATGAATATTTAGTAAATAACAGTATTGATCGTGCATTGCTAG GTCCAACGAGATCTGTAAAACTTGATTGGGGGAGAAGGTCTGCCATCTGCTTGGGTACCGCCAGAGGGCTTGAATTCCTTCACGAACAACTCGTGCCTCGCATCGTGCATAGAGACATCAAAGGTAGCAATATTCTTTTGGACGCGGACTTCCAACCAAAAATTGGAGACTTTGGATTGGCTAAACTTTTCCCGGACAATATATCCCACATTACCACAAAAATAGCAGGAACGAC AGGTTACCTTGCTCCTGAATATGCATTAGGTGGTCGTTTGACAGTGAAGGCCGATGTCTATAGCTATGGGATTCTTACACTCGAAGTTGTAAGTGGCAGAACTTGGGAGAATGCTGATCACGGAGGCGCTCAAAAGTTGCTAGCTGAATGG GCATGGGAGCTATATCAAGAAGCGAAACTGCTGGATCTGGTTGACCCCGAACTGGAAGAATTTCCGGAGAAGGAGGTTCTGAGGTACGTGAAAGTTGCCCTCTTCTGTACCCAAGCAGCCGCAAGCAGAAGGCCATTGATGAGCCAGGTGATAGAGATGCTCTCAAGAAATGTTCGACTCAATGTGAATGAACTCACACCTCCGGGTTTCTTCGATGATTCAGCAAGTCTTAATGGTGGATCAGCAAAGGTTAAGTTATCTGGCGCTTCAACCAGTTATCAGATGAACTCTTTTGCCTCCACAATCACTCAGGTGACCCCAAGATGA